From the genome of Candidatus Poribacteria bacterium:
AGTTTGGGGCATGATGCTTGCCAGGTTCGCGTGCATCGTCCGTGCCCACAGATTTCGCGTCGGTCCTTTAGCAACAAGATCTATAACACCAATTTTGAGTTTTCGCATAGCCACGGCTCCCTTTCCGGAAGTTTTTCTCAAACAACATGAGTTAAGCAGGGAAGCAAAGCATTCCGCGTTGGAAAAAGAACGATTTGCAGGACAATAACGCGTTAACCGAACAGGTATCACTGGATGATTAACTTTAGACTACCACGTATCTACATTTTAAAGATACCTCTTTTCCGTGCAAATCTCGCATAATCTAAAAAAATGGTAAACACAACTTCGCATGAATCCTCCGCGAGAGCCAATCTAACTGCAAAACAAGATCGCTACAGGTAACAACGAGGTCATAATCGTGTTGTGTGCCACCGTAGTCGATAGCGAGTCCTTGTGATTCAAGATAACGGTAGCATTCTCCAGCACGTTTGTCGCCGATGATGGTGAATTCAACGAGATTGAGTTTATTGAGGATATTGATGAATCCATCGGCATAAAACGGCGTGAAGCACTTCTCATATTCTGGAAGTTCAGCGGCGATTTGTTGCATCTGGGTCGTAATGTTCATCGAACCACATATAAATAAAATTTTCCTGCTCATCGAATTCCCCGTTTGCAATATACATATTCAAAGAGATATTTTAGAAAGCGTTTCTGAGCCATTCGGCGTTACAGAATGAACCATATTCCTACCCGAGCGGTAAAGATGCCGAGAACCGCACCTGCCAGAACATCGGTAGGATAGTGAACCCCAAGATATACACGCGCAACACCAACCGTAGTTGCCCAGAAAAACGTTGGAACCGGTTAAATCTACATCTATGCTCTGATTCCAAAGTTCCAACGGGTAATCTTCAAAGGTGTTCGTATGCGCATCTGCGTGCTCAGTATCGAATTTCGGGTCAAGTGCGGCATTGTTCACCAGAATATCAACACGCCCAAATTCCCTGAAAGTTCGGGCAACTATCCATTCAACAGAAGTCTTATCGGTGACATCTGTTTCGATCCCAATAGCTTTAGGGTGTCCATTCGCGTTAATCTGGTGCGCAGAGTCTTTCGCTTCTCCGCCGCGCAAATCTGCTACCACAACATGGACCGAGGCTTCAGCGAGTGCTCGACAATATTCTCTTAACATCCCCGCGCCACCGGTAACAATAGCGACCTTCCCTTTTAAATCGAATATATCTCTCTTCATTGGCATCCCCTGAAAAAACGTTTAAGAATGCAATGCTTGAACGAGTATTGTTGTTTAATCCATCCTATCTTTTTCACTCTCTGTACCAGAACAGAATACCTCTTTCCTGTGAAAGATAGACACTTTTGCAGCCAGTCTGAACCTCCCCGATAAGCCATCGTAGATAGTCAAAGGGATGGCAGAGCGTCAATAGGACACCACCTCCGAGATCTTCACGTGTGGCATAGCCTATCCGATGTTCATATCCTGCAAGTTTCGTAGATGGCGGCGTCCAATAGAGCCTAACCCAGCAATTAGAATCTTCATCTGTCTCCTATGTCTACGATGTATTTCCGCTTAAAATTGTAGTGGGGATATGTTGCATAATTTTAACCAACACATCATTTTTATATAAAAAAGGTTGGACAAAATTGTGTCAATATGTGCTAAGAAACAGAGTAGCGAGGTTGTATGAAGATTATTTTTTATTCGGTAATCCTCTTGTCTTCACGAGGTGGGTATAATCCCTGCTGGCGAGGTGTTTTTGATAGGATGTTTTGCTTGGGTATTTCTGCGGATTTCCCTCGTAACCTCGCCCAATTACCGATTTTTTAACCTCATTAAACCTCGCCAGCAAAGGAGGGTATTTCGGGCTTTCAGAATGCCCACGTATTTCGGGATTGACTATAAAAATGAATAGGCGAGGTGTCCGAGGGAAACACCTCGCCTTCTGAGCGTTATTTATCAATGACAAGCATTTTCTGCCCGGGCAAGGGGAGCCTCTGCATAAAATACTATCTGTCTACATCATGAACCACATACCCATCTGCCCTGCGAATATCCCAAGGAGTGCCCCGGCGAGCACATCTGTCGGATAGTGGACACCGAGATATACGCGCGCAACACCGACCATAGTGCCCCAGCAAAGCGTCGGAATTTGTAAAGTTGGGAGGGTACTCGACAACAGCGTCATCATCACAAAAGCAGACGCAGTGTGTCCGGATGGAAAACTAAAACGATCTGGTGGACGCACCCGAAATTGTACGTCGACAATCCGTTCATACGGTCGATCCCGTTTCATTGCTTGCTTGAGGAAATGGTATAGGAGTCTCTCAAGCAAAAATGCAAGTGTTGCTGATAAAAGGAGTGGCTTGCTGGCAGCTGAGCCGAACGTTAAGTGCACGTATAACACTAAAAATGGGTATAGACACCCGTTAGCACTCCAAGAAATGAGACGAAATGAGCGACTCAGAACTCTTCTATCGCCCCAACCAAAGATACGGTTAAACAGTAACGTATCCCATCGGGTCAGACTATTTGTAAATTCTCTAAGCATAGTTTATAAAGTGAGCAGGCACTCCTACAACACACGCCCGCTGTATCTTTTATCTCCATCTATATTATTTCAATATATTTGATACGTCCCCAACACTGTGCCGAAGACACCCAGCGAGTCTGTCTGTACGGATCAATTGCCACACTCTCACAGAGCGTGTGAGCCTACATAATCTGTGAGGTCCTGGAGCGCGATGACCTTGTAATCATTTTCGTAGAGAAATGCCATATACGCTTCAAATTGTTCCGGTTCTGTGTGGACCCATGGATGCTCAATATCCGGCACACCGTGGAAGGTAAGGATGGCGATATTTCCATCTGTTGCTTGGGTGAGTGCCCACGTGAAGTCATCAAATTCCCAATTGGGACCGGAGGCTCCCGTCGTTGGAATCAAGAGCGGATGATGGAGGGTTGGATTGTAAGCAGGTCCGCGCGCGCCCTCTCCGCTGTAAGGGAACTCTGGCGCAACACCGCGTCGGGCAAAATGAAAACCGTGTTCAGCAAGTACTTGGACTGCCGCGTCGCCATGGCTATAACCCGGATAACAGAATGTTGTCGGCTTTGAAATGCCGTAAGTCTCACACCGTGCGTCAATATGCACCAAATCCGCGCTGAGTTCCTCAGCGGGTTGTTGCGTGACGTTTCGGTGATGGCGCGTGTGATTACCAATCTCGAAACCGTCGTCGTGTAATCCCTTCACCTCTTCCCACGTCATATACGCTTCTTTATTGGTGAGGAAGTTGAGCCCTTCGGTGATATAGAAGGTTGCACCGAAGCCATAAGCCTTGAGGATCGGCGCGGCGAAAGTCGCCTGTGATTTGCACCCGTCGTCGAAGGTTAACACAACGAGTTTATCGGGGATTGTCTTCAATAAAATGTTTTTCATCTGGCAAATCTCGTATTTGCATGGAACACAAAAAAATCATAGTATGCTGGACTGTTAATTATAGACGCACATCGCGACTTAAATCAAGGAAAAAATCTGGCACCTATTTTTTTCTAGTGCTGTGTCAAGTTGCGTTTGATAGTATTGTCAGTTGGGTTGAAGGGATTTTCCCTGTAGGGGCAGTCCCTTGTGACACAGCACTAGTGATGGGTCGCGAGCGAGACGCTTACTGATCGCTAACGACCAATTGCTAATTGCCAATTGAAAAATGGTTGACAAAAATCCAGAAATGATTTAAAATATTTTTTTGGAAACCAATGGAGGTAAGAACCATGATTGACCGACGTGCATTTCTAAAATCGATGGCAAGTTTGACAACAGGCGTTCTCTTGTCATCTGCGTGTGCAGAGGGTGGTGAGGAAGAGACTGCAAGTGACCGCTTGGGGACTCTCCTACCGACACGGAGGTTTGGACGCACCGGAGAAGCTGTAACGATGCTCGGTATAGGTGGCTGGCATATCGGGGAAATGAGCGAAGCAGAGGCTCAGAAAACGATTGAGACAGCACTTGAAGGGGGTGTGCGCTTCTTTGATAGTGCAGAATCCTATCAAGGTGGCGGTAGCGAGCGTCGACTCGGTAAACTGCTTGTTCCAAAATATCGCGATGATGTGTTTCTTATGACAAAAACAACAGCACGAAACGCGACGAAAGCATGGGAACATCTTGAAAATTCACTGACACGCTTGAATACCGATCAGCTCGACCTCTGGCAGATGCACTCTGTGCAGAATCCTGCGGATGTCAATGATCGGATTGATAACGGCATCCTTGACGTTATGTTGGAAGCAAAGGCAACGGGTAAAACCCGCTATATTGGATTCACTGGACATGCAAGTCCAGCCGCGCATGAACGCGTCCTTGAACAGACTGATATTTTTGATACCTGTCAATTAGCGATGAATCTCGTTGATGTCAGTTACGAGAGTTTCATTGAAAGAATCGTGCCGACGCTCATTGAACGAAATATTGGTGTGATTGGAATGAAGGCGTTAGCAAACGGAGGTTTCTTCGGAGGGTCGCAACACGGCAAACACGGTTCAAATCCGAAAGTTGTCCCAAATCGTGTTAGTGTCTCCGAAGCGATTCGTTTCGTTTGGTCGTTGCCCGTGAGTACAATCGTTACCGGTCCAGACAATGCAAAACAGATGCAAGAGAAGATCGACATTGCGAAGACCTTCACAGGCATGGACGATGACGAACGACAGGCATTGATAGAAAAAGTGGAAGATATGGCAGGGACAACGGTTGAGTTTTACAAAACTTAACCTTTTGAAAACCGTTGTTGAATCTGTGAGTTGGGTTAAATAGAAGAAGGCAAGGACGATGTGTCCTTGCCTTCTTTATGTGTGGATCTACTATTTCTTTATGGCTGCCCATGT
Proteins encoded in this window:
- a CDS encoding aldo/keto reductase → MDRRAFLKSMASLTTGVLLSSACAEGGEEETASDRLGTLLPTRRFGRTGEAVTMLGIGGWHIGEMSEAEAQKTIETALEGGVRFFDSAESYQGGGSERRLGKLLVPKYRDDVFLMTKTTARNATKAWEHLENSLTRLNTDQLDLWQMHSVQNPADVNDRIDNGILDVMLEAKATGKTRYIGFTGHASPAAHERVLEQTDIFDTCQLAMNLVDVSYESFIERIVPTLIERNIGVIGMKALANGGFFGGSQHGKHGSNPKVVPNRVSVSEAIRFVWSLPVSTIVTGPDNAKQMQEKIDIAKTFTGMDDDERQALIEKVEDMAGTTVEFYKT
- a CDS encoding polysaccharide deacetylase family protein gives rise to the protein MKNILLKTIPDKLVVLTFDDGCKSQATFAAPILKAYGFGATFYITEGLNFLTNKEAYMTWEEVKGLHDDGFEIGNHTRHHRNVTQQPAEELSADLVHIDARCETYGISKPTTFCYPGYSHGDAAVQVLAEHGFHFARRGVAPEFPYSGEGARGPAYNPTLHHPLLIPTTGASGPNWEFDDFTWALTQATDGNIAILTFHGVPDIEHPWVHTEPEQFEAYMAFLYENDYKVIALQDLTDYVGSHAL
- a CDS encoding phosphatase PAP2 family protein, producing MLREFTNSLTRWDTLLFNRIFGWGDRRVLSRSFRLISWSANGCLYPFLVLYVHLTFGSAASKPLLLSATLAFLLERLLYHFLKQAMKRDRPYERIVDVQFRVRPPDRFSFPSGHTASAFVMMTLLSSTLPTLQIPTLCWGTMVGVARVYLGVHYPTDVLAGALLGIFAGQMGMWFMM